The Nonlabens sp. Hel1_33_55 genome contains the following window.
AAATCCCAATTATAGTAGGGATTTAAGAGCTTCTAGATAATCAGGTTCCTGTCCTATCTCTGGTACTTGTTGATTGTAGATGACCTTACCATTTTCATCAACGACCACGACAGCTCTAGAATGAAAGCCTTCAAATGGTCCATCTTGAATGGTAACACCATAGCTCTCACCGAATTCACCATTCCTGATATCGCTTAAATTCATAACGTTGCTAGTGTCCTCATCCTTAGCAAACCTCTTCAAGGCAAAAGGTGTATCTCTAGAAACACTGACTACCTGGGTGTTGTCTAATTCTGTAGCTCTTTTATTAAAGTTGCGAACTGAAGTTGCACAAACATCAGTATCGATGCTTGGAAATATATTAAATACTACACGGCTACCTTTGAAATCTTCTAAGGTTGCTGTTGAAAGATTATCTTTAAGTAATTTAAAGCCTGGTGCTTTTGACCCTACTTCTGGAAGTGAGCCTGCAGTATGAATCTCGTTGCCGCCCAATGTAATCGTTGCCATCTTTTCTGTTTTTCGGTTGGACACTAAATTACCTATGGTAGCGGGCGGTTTAAGTTGGTAAAATGTTAAATAATTTCAGAACGCTTGCTAGATAGGTCATGTAAAGCAATAGAGCAATCGAATAGATTTAATTAATTTTGTAGAAAATATCTATCATGACCATCACCCAGCTTAAATATGTTCTCGCGGTTGCTCAACACCAAAATTTCACAAAAGCAGCCAATAAGGTATTTGTTACGCAACCCACGTTAAGCATGCAAATCCAGAAGCTGGAAGATGAGTTGGATGTTCAGATTTTTGACCGCACTAAAAAGCCCATCGAATTAACAGAGACCGGTAAAAAGATCGTTCAGCAGGCTCAGAATATTGTCAATGAGAGCGACCGCATTCAAGATATTGTGGATCAAGAAAAAGGATTTATTGGTGGTGATTTCAAATTAGGAGTAATACCAACGGTCATGCCTACCTTGTTACCTATGTTCCTGATGAATTTTGTTAATCGTTATCCTAAGGTAAGATTGCGAATAGAGGAGTTGACTACGGATAATATTATCGACGGTTTATTAGAAGGTTCCATTGACGCTGCCATTGCAGCGACACCGCTAGAAAATGAAGTCATCAAGGAACGGGTTCTTTATTATGAACCATTCGTTTGTTACGATCCTCGTAATGCAGGTAAGAGTAATGAAAAAATAAAGGTTGAGGATATCAACGTCGATGAGTTATTGCTGTTGGAAGATGGCCACTGTTTTAAGGACAACGTTCTTAATCTTTGTCGCAGCTCCAAAAAGAAGGATGATGACAAGTTTACATTGGAAAGTGGAAGTTTTGAGACCATGATCAAGTTGTCTGATGAAGGTCTTGGAATGACGTTGTTACCGTACTTAAATACGTTAGATCTTTCTGAAGTTAAAAAGGAAAACCTTAGATTTTTTGAAGAACCTTCACCAGCTAGAGAAGTAAGCCTGATCTATCATAAATCAGAATTAAAACTACAAATAATAGATGCACTTCAATCTGTCATTGCAGGAGTGATAAAAGGAGCTATTGCATTTAGCAATGTCCAGATCATAAGTCCGTTGTCAAAGAAATAGATAAGGTTTCACTAAATAAAGTTGACCTAAGTAAAACTAGGTGGCAAACATACTTTCAATTCAGGCTGCATCATGTATAGATTTTTAAGCCAGATATTTAGTTCCTGAATTTCAAAGGGTAGAAGATGCTTTAACGCTTTTTCCAGTTCCTTGCAGAAAAGTGTAGGTTCAAAACTTACTTTTTCAAGAATCAAGATGGTATACTCGAACATTGCTCGTGCCATAACATTAGAATTTTAGAAGCGTAGTTTTATTCAATAAGTGGAATTTTTAACCAACTAAATATAGGGAATGATGTAGTGATTCTCAGAATTCCATTTGTTAATATTTGAAATCTGAGAAAGTTAAAATTGCACATAAACACTTCAAATAAATGTATTCCAGTTAATTAGCTAATCACCAAAACTGATATAACTGAAAGCAATGCGAGTAAAAAAGTAGAAAGAGCTACTTTCTTCAATTCAGGATCCAGTAAAACCGACGATGCTGTTTTTTTAACCGTAAATAAATGTGCTATCAATGGGATAAATGCAAGCACTGGTAAGAATAAAATCCATTGGAAGGATATTCCCAGATTTGCAGCTTCTGTAAATTGGATTAAGAGAAATAGGGTCATCGCAACCAGAGCACTGATGATATAAGTATAATGTAGTTTTTTGGACTTCGCTAGCCCTAATTTGACCGGTATGGTATTCTTTCCAGCTTTAAGGTCACTTTTAATGTCTCGCATATTATTCAAATTAAGGACTGTGACACTCAAAAGTCCTATGGAGATAGACGGTAGGATTAGTTGCCAGCTCAAAATGGATGTGATTAGATAATAGATGCCTATAACACTGACGGGTCCAAAAAATATAAATACAAATACATCACCCAAACCTCGATATCCATAGGCATTATCGCCAACCGTATATTTAATAGCAGCCCATATGGCCGCAATTCCCAAGCCCAAGAACAGCAAGGAGTCGACTAATTGTTCCAAACCTAAGCTTACATAAATCAGCGCAATGGCACACATAAATGTTAGAATGGAAGTGATGATGATCACTCGTTTCATTTCCGCGGGCTGTATGATGCCGCTTTGAATGGCTCTCATGGGACCTATGCGTTCGTGATTATCTGTGCCTTTGACGCCATCGCCATAGTCATTGGCAAAATTGGATAGGATCTGAAATCCTAATGTGGTCAATAATGCTAGAACGGGAATCCACCAGTTGAAAAGTGCATTATATAAACTAGAGACAGGTATATTAATAACATTTTCTCCAAAAGCTGATTCAAGTTCCGCTTTCGCGAAAGCGATATCCAGATAAGCATAGGCGCTACCCACAAGAATCCCGCTAATGCTCAATGGCAGGGTACGTGGCCTGGCTGCACTGATCCAGGCTTGAGTTTTATTCTTCAAGGCGCCATGATTTTAACCATGGTTTCTTTCAATAGATCTGCGTGTGGCATCTGTATGGCGCCTACACCTTTTGACTTCACGTCCATTTCTCGTATAATCTGTATCGCGCGGCTGCAATATTTCATAGGATAATTGCGTACTGCAACCAACACTTCTTGTACGAAAAACGGATTGATACCAGCAGCTCTCGCCACGCTTTTGGGCGATCGATCCTTAAGAGCATGCACTTTCAAAAGCTGCACAAAAAAACTGTGTAGCTGCGCTGTAGTTAGGACAATGGGATTATCCTTTGGGTTTTCTGCAAAATAATTGATGATGCGGTGCACCTTGACGGTGTCACGAGTTCCTAATGCTTTGCGCAATTCAAAATTGTTGAAGTCTTTTGAGAAACCTATATTCTCCTCAATAGCCTGTGGAGTAATGGGTTGACTTTTATCTTGGACAATGGTCAGTTTTTCAAGCTCATTGCTTATTCTGCTTAGATC
Protein-coding sequences here:
- the tpx gene encoding thiol peroxidase; the protein is MATITLGGNEIHTAGSLPEVGSKAPGFKLLKDNLSTATLEDFKGSRVVFNIFPSIDTDVCATSVRNFNKRATELDNTQVVSVSRDTPFALKRFAKDEDTSNVMNLSDIRNGEFGESYGVTIQDGPFEGFHSRAVVVVDENGKVIYNQQVPEIGQEPDYLEALKSLL
- a CDS encoding LysR family transcriptional regulator encodes the protein MTITQLKYVLAVAQHQNFTKAANKVFVTQPTLSMQIQKLEDELDVQIFDRTKKPIELTETGKKIVQQAQNIVNESDRIQDIVDQEKGFIGGDFKLGVIPTVMPTLLPMFLMNFVNRYPKVRLRIEELTTDNIIDGLLEGSIDAAIAATPLENEVIKERVLYYEPFVCYDPRNAGKSNEKIKVEDINVDELLLLEDGHCFKDNVLNLCRSSKKKDDDKFTLESGSFETMIKLSDEGLGMTLLPYLNTLDLSEVKKENLRFFEEPSPAREVSLIYHKSELKLQIIDALQSVIAGVIKGAIAFSNVQIISPLSKK
- the menA gene encoding 1,4-dihydroxy-2-naphthoate octaprenyltransferase, with the translated sequence MKNKTQAWISAARPRTLPLSISGILVGSAYAYLDIAFAKAELESAFGENVINIPVSSLYNALFNWWIPVLALLTTLGFQILSNFANDYGDGVKGTDNHERIGPMRAIQSGIIQPAEMKRVIIITSILTFMCAIALIYVSLGLEQLVDSLLFLGLGIAAIWAAIKYTVGDNAYGYRGLGDVFVFIFFGPVSVIGIYYLITSILSWQLILPSISIGLLSVTVLNLNNMRDIKSDLKAGKNTIPVKLGLAKSKKLHYTYIISALVAMTLFLLIQFTEAANLGISFQWILFLPVLAFIPLIAHLFTVKKTASSVLLDPELKKVALSTFLLALLSVISVLVIS